Proteins encoded in a region of the Marinococcus sp. PL1-022 genome:
- a CDS encoding helix-turn-helix transcriptional regulator, giving the protein MEEANIGKKLKDLRQYYEVSQRELAENICSQRAVSKIERGEMQPTAEILHQMAIKLGVKISYFFEDHEAPRFNYIQETKDKIDKLVRIYELEEAMKIIRQELKNPLFRKPVHLKYLLWKRAACHSKLTFEKEESLELLQLALDVDTGSLSITEEDIGIYINIGTVYMDMNEYEDAIYYFNKALILYTKLPVAQWDTSKTKIYMNLCIVYSKAMQFEKSLEIANEGLTYIYDIESVYLLGELYYQKGVALFYIGEYKNALRCMEKSMFILKDKGQKMFYDFIEENYLRFQRATFAQYSKFKPNSIDPTAATV; this is encoded by the coding sequence ATGGAAGAAGCCAATATAGGAAAAAAATTAAAGGACTTAAGACAGTACTACGAGGTGAGCCAAAGAGAACTGGCTGAAAATATTTGTTCTCAAAGAGCCGTGTCCAAAATTGAACGAGGAGAAATGCAGCCGACCGCAGAAATTCTCCATCAAATGGCAATAAAACTAGGCGTGAAAATCAGCTATTTTTTTGAAGACCATGAAGCTCCCCGGTTTAACTATATACAGGAAACTAAGGATAAAATTGATAAATTAGTGCGTATTTATGAATTAGAAGAAGCAATGAAAATCATTAGACAGGAATTAAAAAACCCGCTGTTTCGAAAGCCAGTGCACCTTAAATATTTGTTATGGAAAAGAGCAGCCTGTCATTCTAAATTAACGTTTGAAAAAGAAGAATCTCTGGAATTATTACAATTAGCCTTGGATGTAGATACTGGTTCTTTAAGCATCACAGAAGAAGACATTGGTATTTATATAAATATTGGCACAGTGTATATGGATATGAACGAATACGAAGACGCCATTTATTATTTTAATAAGGCCCTTATTCTTTATACAAAACTTCCTGTAGCGCAATGGGATACTTCCAAAACAAAAATTTATATGAATTTGTGTATTGTATATTCTAAAGCCATGCAGTTTGAAAAAAGCCTTGAAATCGCAAATGAAGGATTAACTTATATATATGACATAGAATCAGTATACCTATTGGGTGAACTATATTACCAAAAGGGCGTAGCTTTATTTTATATAGGTGAATATAAAAATGCTTTGCGTTGTATGGAGAAGTCCATGTTTATCCTAAAGGATAAAGGGCAAAAAATGTTTTATGATTTTATAGAAGAAAATTATCTAAGATTTCAAAGGGCTACTTTTGCACAATATTCCAAGTTTAAGCCAAATAGTATCGACCCTACAGCTGCTACTGTTTAA
- a CDS encoding GNAT family protein — translation MAEFTVDSQIYLRPFKEHDAPDYLQLVEANRSYLRHWLPWVDKTRELRDVLRFFEYRSRLARRGTSYTFGIWYEGRLAGAISFNHVYRLTRRTVIGYWLAAPFQGRGIMTRAVQALTDYAFQDIHLRRVDICVAPNNRPSRSIPERLGFEKYKYVRNAEWLYDHYVDHVVYTMRSRFWFPAILGTGMEHTKTPQF, via the coding sequence ATGGCTGAGTTTACCGTGGATTCCCAAATATACCTTCGCCCGTTTAAGGAACACGATGCTCCCGACTACCTGCAGCTCGTCGAAGCCAACCGTTCTTATTTACGGCACTGGCTTCCCTGGGTCGATAAGACACGCGAACTGCGTGACGTACTCCGCTTTTTTGAATACCGGTCCAGGCTCGCCCGCCGCGGCACCTCCTATACATTTGGTATCTGGTATGAAGGCAGGCTCGCCGGGGCGATCAGCTTCAACCACGTGTACCGGCTGACCCGGCGCACCGTCATTGGCTACTGGCTCGCCGCCCCCTTTCAGGGTAGAGGCATTATGACCCGGGCGGTACAGGCATTGACTGATTATGCCTTTCAGGATATTCATCTCCGGCGTGTGGATATTTGTGTCGCTCCAAATAACCGTCCCAGCCGTTCGATTCCGGAGCGGCTCGGCTTTGAAAAATATAAATACGTGCGTAACGCTGAATGGCTGTATGATCATTACGTCGATCACGTTGTCTATACCATGCGTTCACGCTTTTGGTTTCCGGCCATTCTAGGTACCGGAATGGAGCATACAAAAACCCCGCAGTTTTAA
- a CDS encoding diacylglycerol kinase has protein sequence MRKRARIIYNPTSGREQMERQVPYILDRMEQAGYETSAFMTRGEGDARDEARRASEDRFEAVIAVGGDGTIFEVINGIAEQEWRPKVGLIPAGTTNDFARALGLQGKEIGEVCDVFVRGRTQKIDIGKANGSYFINIAAGGKLTELTYDTPKGLKTALGQAAYFIKGFEKFWSLQPQMTTVEYDGKFLEEEITMFLVSNTNSVGGFEKLLPQAEYNDGYFDVMIVQKMTMFEFSQLLRQALRGRHLENPKIKYFKAKQLRIEAEEDMQLNLDGEYGGHLPTTFENLYQHIELFCP, from the coding sequence ATGCGAAAACGAGCAAGAATAATTTACAATCCAACGTCTGGAAGAGAACAGATGGAGCGGCAGGTGCCCTATATATTGGACCGGATGGAGCAGGCGGGGTACGAAACATCGGCATTTATGACCCGCGGGGAAGGGGATGCCCGGGACGAGGCACGCCGCGCCTCAGAGGACAGGTTCGAAGCCGTGATTGCCGTAGGCGGGGACGGAACTATTTTTGAGGTTATCAACGGAATTGCTGAACAGGAGTGGCGTCCCAAAGTAGGGCTTATTCCTGCTGGAACGACGAATGATTTTGCGCGTGCTCTTGGCCTGCAGGGAAAAGAAATTGGAGAAGTCTGTGACGTATTTGTACGCGGGCGCACCCAGAAGATTGATATAGGAAAGGCGAATGGCTCATACTTTATTAATATTGCCGCGGGCGGGAAGCTGACAGAACTCACCTATGACACCCCAAAGGGACTGAAAACGGCCCTGGGACAGGCTGCCTATTTCATTAAGGGGTTTGAGAAATTCTGGTCCCTGCAGCCGCAGATGACGACTGTTGAATATGATGGAAAGTTTCTCGAGGAAGAAATTACAATGTTTCTCGTATCCAACACCAATTCTGTCGGCGGTTTTGAAAAGCTTCTTCCGCAGGCAGAGTATAATGACGGCTATTTTGATGTGATGATCGTACAGAAGATGACAATGTTTGAATTCAGCCAGCTGCTGCGCCAGGCCTTACGCGGCAGGCATCTGGAGAATCCTAAAATAAAGTATTTTAAAGCGAAACAGCTTCGTATAGAAGCAGAAGAAGACATGCAGCTGAATCTCGACGGGGAATACGGAGGTCATCTGCCGACGACGTTTGAAAATTTATACCAGCATATTGAATTGTTCTGTCCGTAA
- a CDS encoding aldehyde dehydrogenase family protein translates to MRYDAPNTPESLVHFKNKYDNFIGGEYRPPAQGEYFDNVSPVTGTVFCQIARSTKEDVDAAVAAANKAKEAWGKTSTTERSNILNKMANRMEENLEMLAVAETWENGKAVRETLNADIPLAIDHLRYFAGVIRAQEGTIGQIDDDTVAYHFHEPLGVVGQIIPWNFPILMGIWKIAPALAAGNCIVLKPAEQTPASIYKVLELVEDLLPPGVLNVVSGFGVEAGKPLAQHEGIDKVAFTGETTTGRLIMQYASENIIPVTLELGGKSPNIFFEDVMAEDDSYLDKAIEGFVMFALNQGEVCTCPSRALIQESIYDKFIERAIERVKAINIGHPLDTDTMMGAQASKEQLDKILSYLDIGKQEGAEVLVGGEAAQVDDEDRSQGYYVQPTVFKGHNKMRVFQEEIFGPVLSVTTFKTKEEAMEIANDTLYGLGAGVWSRDMNTAYRFGRAIQAGRVWTNCFHDYPAHAAFGGYKKSGIGRENHKMMLDHYQQTKNLLVSYSEQPKGFF, encoded by the coding sequence ATGAGATACGATGCACCAAACACCCCTGAAAGCCTGGTACATTTTAAAAACAAATACGACAACTTTATTGGAGGCGAATACAGGCCGCCGGCCCAGGGCGAATATTTCGATAACGTCAGCCCGGTTACCGGTACCGTTTTCTGCCAGATTGCCCGTTCAACGAAAGAGGACGTTGATGCGGCAGTAGCAGCAGCAAATAAAGCGAAGGAAGCCTGGGGCAAAACATCCACCACCGAACGATCCAATATTTTAAATAAAATGGCGAACCGGATGGAAGAAAACCTTGAAATGCTGGCCGTTGCCGAAACATGGGAAAACGGCAAAGCTGTCCGGGAAACGCTGAACGCTGATATACCGCTTGCTATCGATCACCTGCGCTACTTTGCAGGCGTTATCCGTGCCCAGGAAGGAACAATTGGCCAAATTGACGATGATACTGTAGCTTATCATTTCCACGAGCCGCTCGGCGTTGTCGGCCAGATTATTCCGTGGAACTTCCCGATCCTTATGGGCATCTGGAAGATCGCTCCTGCGCTTGCTGCCGGCAATTGCATCGTGCTCAAACCGGCCGAACAGACCCCGGCGTCGATTTACAAGGTGCTTGAGCTTGTCGAAGACCTTCTTCCGCCAGGCGTTCTGAACGTAGTGAGCGGATTTGGTGTCGAAGCCGGCAAGCCGCTGGCCCAGCACGAAGGCATTGATAAAGTGGCGTTCACCGGGGAAACCACGACTGGCCGCCTGATTATGCAGTACGCTTCGGAAAACATTATTCCGGTAACGCTCGAGCTTGGCGGCAAATCACCGAATATTTTCTTTGAGGACGTGATGGCCGAGGATGATTCGTATCTCGATAAAGCGATCGAGGGCTTCGTTATGTTTGCCTTGAACCAGGGGGAAGTGTGCACGTGTCCATCCCGTGCTCTTATTCAGGAATCCATTTATGACAAATTTATCGAACGGGCCATTGAACGCGTCAAAGCCATCAACATCGGCCATCCGCTCGACACCGACACTATGATGGGCGCCCAGGCCTCCAAGGAACAGCTCGATAAAATTCTTTCGTATCTCGATATTGGAAAACAGGAGGGCGCAGAGGTTCTAGTCGGTGGTGAAGCAGCCCAGGTCGACGATGAAGACCGTTCGCAGGGGTATTATGTACAGCCGACCGTATTTAAAGGCCACAACAAAATGCGTGTGTTCCAGGAAGAAATCTTCGGGCCAGTGCTGAGTGTGACTACCTTTAAAACGAAAGAAGAAGCGATGGAAATCGCCAACGATACGCTGTACGGCCTCGGCGCCGGTGTATGGTCCCGTGATATGAACACCGCCTACCGATTCGGGCGCGCGATCCAGGCCGGCCGTGTATGGACCAACTGCTTCCATGACTACCCGGCGCATGCAGCATTCGGCGGGTATAAAAAATCGGGTATTGGCCGGGAGAACCACAAAATGATGCTTGATCATTACCAGCAGACGAAAAACCTTCTGGTCAGCTACAGCGAACAGCCGAAGGGATTCTTTTAA
- a CDS encoding potassium channel family protein, which yields MRISFEAIYELILAALLIFSLTVDLPPDQSRALDVFIYVLFVIDFAVRFFASDNKWQYVKSNPLELIAILPLGEIFRAARLVRLLKVLRLIVLFSRKHSPFDVFFSKYHIDRAVIIVGVLLFAASLSMRWIEPDFHTYEEALWWAIVTTTTVGYGDFIPVTTAGRIIASILMIVGIGLIGVITGTVAAFFSQNQRALPPEARHVQETLNRYPKITTKEMDDMIASLERWKERYKKEEDQSS from the coding sequence GTGCGTATTTCATTTGAAGCGATTTATGAGTTGATTCTTGCTGCTCTCTTAATATTTTCATTGACGGTAGATTTGCCGCCGGACCAGTCACGGGCACTTGATGTATTTATTTACGTGTTGTTTGTGATTGATTTTGCTGTCCGCTTTTTTGCGAGCGACAACAAGTGGCAGTACGTTAAAAGTAATCCACTCGAGCTGATCGCCATTCTGCCGCTCGGGGAAATTTTCCGGGCTGCCCGACTCGTTCGTCTCTTAAAAGTCCTGCGTTTGATTGTACTTTTCAGCCGGAAGCACTCTCCATTCGACGTATTTTTTTCTAAATACCATATAGACAGAGCTGTCATTATTGTCGGCGTGCTCCTGTTTGCGGCCAGTCTTTCCATGCGATGGATTGAACCAGATTTTCACACTTATGAGGAGGCGCTGTGGTGGGCAATCGTCACGACGACCACAGTCGGATACGGAGATTTCATTCCAGTAACAACTGCCGGCCGGATTATTGCAAGCATTCTGATGATCGTCGGCATCGGCCTGATAGGCGTGATCACCGGGACTGTAGCAGCCTTTTTCTCTCAGAACCAACGCGCGCTGCCTCCCGAAGCCCGGCACGTGCAGGAAACGCTGAACCGCTACCCGAAAATTACCACCAAAGAAATGGATGACATGATTGCTTCACTCGAAAGGTGGAAGGAGCGCTACAAGAAAGAGGAAGATCAATCATCGTAG
- a CDS encoding GNAT family protein: protein MHHSSASPFRPFPTLETSRLRLRALRYSDLEDIYEYASNPLVSRNVLWDTHRSRGETKDFLDITMNSYKYGDRAPFGIERKDSGKVIGTIDFVHWDRGHANGEIGYTLAPDHWNQGFGSEAAWEIIRFGFEDMGLHRIEARCFIENTASAKVMEKVGMVHEGTLRRSLLIQGARRDVMIYAILKTEWKNN, encoded by the coding sequence ATGCATCATTCATCAGCATCACCATTCAGACCCTTCCCCACCCTGGAGACGTCAAGGCTCCGGCTCCGGGCTCTGCGGTATTCAGATCTTGAAGATATTTACGAATACGCCTCCAACCCGCTTGTCTCCCGCAACGTTTTGTGGGACACTCACAGAAGCCGCGGAGAAACAAAAGATTTTCTGGATATCACGATGAACTCCTATAAATACGGCGACCGGGCACCGTTTGGCATCGAACGCAAGGATTCCGGCAAAGTAATCGGCACTATCGATTTTGTGCATTGGGACCGTGGCCACGCCAATGGGGAAATTGGATACACGCTCGCCCCGGATCATTGGAACCAGGGGTTCGGCTCGGAAGCAGCGTGGGAAATCATCCGCTTCGGCTTTGAAGATATGGGCCTGCACCGGATTGAAGCCCGGTGTTTTATCGAAAATACAGCCTCAGCCAAGGTGATGGAAAAGGTCGGCATGGTGCATGAAGGCACACTGCGCCGTTCCCTGTTGATCCAGGGGGCGCGGCGGGATGTAATGATTTACGCAATTTTAAAAACAGAATGGAAAAATAATTAA
- a CDS encoding DUF779 domain-containing protein, translated as MAVERVTATDAALELINRLTKRHGPLMFHQSGGCCDGSAPMCYPEGDFKTGNSDMYMGDIGGAPFYMSKDQFEYWKHTQLIIDVVDGRGGMFSLEGPEGKRFLTRSRVFSEEERTELEQNSAV; from the coding sequence ATGGCAGTAGAGCGTGTAACCGCTACTGACGCTGCCCTTGAACTGATTAACCGACTGACAAAGCGACATGGCCCGTTAATGTTTCACCAGTCCGGCGGCTGCTGCGACGGCAGCGCCCCGATGTGTTATCCGGAGGGCGACTTTAAAACCGGCAACAGTGACATGTATATGGGTGACATCGGCGGAGCCCCGTTTTATATGTCCAAGGATCAATTTGAATACTGGAAGCATACGCAGCTGATTATTGATGTTGTCGATGGCCGGGGCGGAATGTTTTCTCTCGAAGGGCCAGAGGGTAAACGGTTTTTAACCCGCTCACGGGTGTTTTCCGAAGAAGAACGCACCGAGCTCGAACAAAATTCTGCTGTTTAA
- a CDS encoding aldo/keto reductase family protein translates to MKYRRLGNSGVKVSEIGLGSWLTYGSSVEDQTAGNIIHHAYENGINFFDTANAYNRGEAEKVVGKALSSYNRDSYVLASKVYFPMGDGPNDRGLSRKHIMEQCDASLQRLGTDYMDLYQCHRYDPDTPLEETLMALDDLVRQGKILYYGFSEWSGAQISDAAHIADKRNLHRPVSNQPIYNMLVRYIEKEVLPISEREGLGQVVFSPLAQGILTGKYRPGEQPPADSRAANSDINFAMDRFMDDRILENVVKLENLARNELGVKLSQLALAWILRKPGVSSTIVGASRPEQLEENLKAAELELPHNLLDEIDSTLQEIEGVTSRLH, encoded by the coding sequence ATGAAGTATCGTCGATTAGGGAACTCCGGCGTAAAAGTAAGTGAAATCGGCCTTGGCAGCTGGCTTACCTACGGCTCTTCTGTGGAGGACCAGACTGCAGGCAACATCATTCACCATGCATATGAAAACGGCATTAATTTCTTTGACACCGCGAACGCCTATAACCGGGGCGAAGCGGAAAAGGTCGTAGGCAAAGCGTTAAGCTCCTATAACCGGGACAGCTACGTGCTTGCTTCGAAGGTATATTTCCCAATGGGAGACGGACCGAATGACCGTGGACTTTCCCGCAAGCACATTATGGAGCAGTGCGATGCCAGCCTGCAGCGCCTCGGAACGGATTATATGGATTTGTATCAATGCCACCGCTATGATCCAGATACTCCGCTCGAAGAGACGCTGATGGCACTTGACGACCTTGTTCGCCAGGGTAAAATATTGTACTACGGCTTCAGCGAATGGTCCGGAGCCCAGATCAGTGATGCGGCGCATATTGCCGATAAACGAAACCTTCACCGGCCGGTGTCGAACCAGCCAATCTACAACATGCTCGTACGCTACATTGAGAAAGAAGTACTTCCGATCAGCGAACGCGAAGGACTCGGGCAGGTCGTCTTTTCCCCGCTTGCCCAGGGCATTTTAACCGGTAAATACCGTCCGGGCGAGCAGCCTCCAGCTGACAGCCGCGCTGCCAATTCAGATATTAATTTTGCGATGGACCGTTTCATGGACGACCGCATTCTCGAAAATGTTGTCAAGCTGGAGAATTTAGCCCGTAACGAGCTCGGTGTTAAGCTTTCCCAGCTTGCCCTTGCCTGGATTCTCCGAAAGCCTGGCGTAAGCTCTACTATCGTCGGAGCGAGCCGTCCCGAACAGCTTGAAGAAAATTTAAAAGCTGCCGAGCTGGAGCTCCCGCACAATCTGCTCGATGAAATCGACAGTACCCTCCAGGAAATCGAAGGTGTTACCTCCAGGCTTCATTAA
- a CDS encoding GNAT family N-acetyltransferase, with translation MNIRLIETTDASDHLAFSQQLDNKTSYMLLEPGERRPTAEQHQHMVNEFIMKDHLVLFVVEDAGAVVGHAMGVGGSTIRNYRTASVVIGILPAYHRLGIGSRLLGRIEAWAIERSLHRLELTVIEENTGARALYERFGFREEGVKRNSLFAHGAYVNEIMMAKLL, from the coding sequence ATGAACATCCGTCTCATTGAGACGACCGATGCCAGCGATCACCTGGCGTTCAGCCAGCAGCTCGACAATAAAACGTCCTATATGCTTTTGGAGCCGGGAGAGCGAAGGCCAACGGCCGAACAGCATCAGCATATGGTCAACGAGTTTATTATGAAGGATCATCTTGTGCTTTTTGTTGTGGAGGATGCGGGTGCGGTCGTGGGGCACGCGATGGGGGTCGGAGGCAGTACCATTCGTAATTACCGAACCGCCTCTGTCGTTATAGGCATCCTGCCGGCCTACCACCGTCTGGGCATTGGCAGCCGGCTGCTCGGACGTATCGAAGCATGGGCGATAGAACGAAGTCTTCACCGCCTGGAGCTGACCGTAATAGAAGAAAATACGGGAGCACGTGCTCTCTACGAACGCTTCGGCTTTCGGGAGGAGGGCGTCAAAAGAAACTCGCTTTTTGCCCACGGAGCGTATGTTAACGAAATAATGATGGCTAAGCTGCTGTAG
- a CDS encoding GNAT family N-acetyltransferase, producing the protein MDYYITRMQKEHWPEVRDIYEMGIMSEHATFETEAPSWELWSATHDLACRLVAIDTTTEKVIGWAALAPVSGREVYEGVGETNVYIHQDERGRGVGGTLLEALIEKAEAEGYWMLQAGIFPENDYSLRIHRRKGFREVGVRERIGKMQGRWRDVVLLERRSQVIGVEEEDSYDD; encoded by the coding sequence GTGGACTACTACATAACTAGAATGCAAAAGGAGCATTGGCCTGAAGTCCGGGACATATACGAAATGGGAATTATGAGCGAGCATGCGACATTTGAAACGGAGGCGCCGTCATGGGAGCTGTGGTCAGCGACGCACGACCTGGCCTGCCGTCTCGTTGCTATCGACACTACAACTGAAAAAGTAATCGGCTGGGCAGCGCTCGCACCGGTTTCCGGCCGGGAAGTATATGAAGGTGTAGGCGAAACAAATGTCTATATTCATCAGGATGAACGCGGGCGGGGCGTAGGCGGAACGCTTCTGGAGGCATTAATTGAAAAAGCAGAAGCAGAAGGCTATTGGATGCTGCAGGCCGGTATTTTTCCGGAAAATGATTACAGTCTGCGCATTCACCGGCGCAAAGGGTTCCGTGAAGTAGGTGTACGGGAGCGTATTGGCAAAATGCAGGGGCGCTGGCGGGACGTGGTCCTGCTTGAACGCCGCAGCCAGGTGATCGGTGTGGAAGAGGAAGACAGCTACGATGATTGA
- the rlmD gene encoding 23S rRNA (uracil(1939)-C(5))-methyltransferase RlmD — protein MSKQNKPEAPVEKNELIETTIEDLTHEGHGVGRIDGYAMFIPYALPGERVEAKVIKTKKGYGFGKLITVLEESSERTEAPCPIYVKCGGCQLQHMTYDAQLRYKHKQVKDAFERIGGLDEAVVRDTIGMEAPWRYRNKAQVPIGVKEDGQLKAGFYQKRTHNIIDMDECIIQQKENDAAVQQVKDIAGRFGMSAYDEESGSGFLRHVVTRYAPTTGQLMIVLITNGKKIPDEQRFIEAVRDEVKDTASIVQNVNTKRTNVIFGERTKTLWGEDYIYDHIGDVKFAISARSFYQVNPVQTKTLYDKALEYADLRGHETVIDAYCGIGTISLFLAEKAREVYGVEVVPQAVSDAKRNAQLNHFDNVTFATGKAEEVMPWWVKANGLRPDVVVVDPPRKGCDEQLLDTMLEVAPERIVYVSCNPATLARDLKHLVEGGYEVVEAQPVDMFPQTTHVEVATKLVRK, from the coding sequence ATGAGTAAGCAAAATAAGCCGGAAGCCCCGGTAGAAAAAAATGAATTAATAGAGACGACAATTGAGGATTTAACCCATGAAGGACACGGAGTTGGAAGAATCGACGGATATGCGATGTTTATTCCGTACGCCCTGCCCGGCGAGCGTGTAGAGGCCAAGGTTATTAAAACAAAAAAAGGCTACGGCTTTGGAAAGCTTATTACTGTTCTTGAAGAAAGCAGCGAACGAACCGAAGCGCCGTGCCCGATTTATGTAAAATGCGGCGGCTGCCAGCTGCAGCATATGACCTACGATGCCCAGCTCCGCTACAAGCATAAACAGGTGAAGGATGCGTTCGAACGGATCGGCGGCCTCGATGAAGCAGTGGTCCGTGATACGATCGGCATGGAGGCCCCGTGGCGCTACCGCAACAAAGCCCAGGTGCCGATCGGGGTAAAAGAGGACGGACAGCTGAAGGCAGGCTTTTACCAGAAGCGTACGCATAACATTATTGATATGGATGAGTGCATTATTCAGCAGAAGGAAAACGACGCTGCCGTCCAGCAGGTAAAGGATATTGCCGGCCGGTTTGGCATGAGCGCCTATGATGAAGAAAGCGGAAGCGGCTTTCTGCGACACGTCGTAACGCGTTACGCACCGACCACCGGCCAGCTGATGATTGTTCTTATTACAAACGGCAAAAAAATCCCGGATGAGCAAAGGTTTATCGAAGCTGTTCGAGATGAAGTAAAGGATACCGCAAGCATCGTTCAAAACGTGAATACGAAACGAACGAATGTCATCTTTGGTGAACGCACGAAGACGCTGTGGGGCGAAGACTACATTTACGACCACATTGGTGACGTGAAGTTTGCGATCTCTGCGCGGTCCTTTTACCAGGTGAACCCGGTCCAGACAAAAACGCTGTACGATAAAGCGCTGGAGTACGCGGACCTGCGCGGTCATGAAACGGTTATTGATGCTTACTGCGGCATCGGTACCATCTCGCTGTTTCTCGCAGAAAAAGCCCGGGAAGTCTACGGCGTGGAGGTAGTGCCACAGGCCGTGAGTGATGCAAAGCGAAACGCGCAGCTGAATCATTTTGATAATGTAACCTTTGCGACAGGAAAAGCAGAGGAAGTGATGCCGTGGTGGGTGAAGGCAAACGGGCTGCGTCCGGATGTCGTGGTCGTGGATCCGCCGCGGAAGGGCTGCGACGAACAGCTGCTTGATACAATGCTCGAGGTAGCACCCGAACGTATCGTATACGTCTCCTGTAACCCGGCGACACTCGCCCGGGATTTAAAGCACCTCGTGGAGGGCGGATACGAGGTTGTAGAAGCCCAGCCGGTGGACATGTTCCCGCAGACAACGCATGTGGAAGTAGCCACAAAGTTGGTGCGGAAATAA